In a genomic window of Paraburkholderia phenazinium:
- a CDS encoding FAD-dependent oxidoreductase translates to MGKDTSGNPHDLSSGGSRYHQVYPTLGEKQLAILEGYGERRKLKANDILYSEGDRHTGMFAILSGTIEAIRASVQGPQLLGTHGPGSFTGEVATLAGRAAVATTRALTDCEVIVIDEESLRALVIAEAELSETIMRAYILRRVAFIQGQHVSMVVIGSTSSGATLRLRHFLSRNAQPSAYFDIVQHPEAKDLLTHYGATEADIPVVITLQGAVLKQPGHRAVADAIGLSPDRLNGEHFDLVVVGAGPAGLAAAVYAASEGLKVAVLDAKAPGGQAGTSSKIENYFGFPTGISGQALAGRGLSQCRKFGAEVGVPIEALTIDCTDSQSFHIGLSQDESVYARAVVIATGARYRKPNLARLEHFEGRGVYYSATFMEGAFCSNEELIVVGGGNSAGQAAVFLARFARHVHVVIRGDGLSASMSAYLIRRINAAANITLHTKTQVVELCGESKLEAIRWDRQGQIEQKPIRHVFLFLGAEPNTRWLGDCVVLDKDGFVLTGADTGDAWTAERPPHDLETSRPGIFSAGDARSGSVKRVAAAVGEGAAAIQAVHQYLARGG, encoded by the coding sequence ATGGGCAAAGATACTTCAGGCAATCCCCACGATCTGTCGTCAGGTGGCAGCCGCTACCATCAGGTGTATCCCACGCTCGGCGAGAAGCAACTGGCGATCCTGGAAGGATACGGCGAGCGGCGCAAGCTGAAGGCCAACGACATCCTCTATTCCGAAGGCGACCGCCACACCGGCATGTTCGCCATTCTCTCCGGCACGATCGAGGCGATCCGGGCGTCGGTTCAGGGCCCCCAATTGCTGGGCACCCACGGGCCCGGCAGTTTCACCGGCGAGGTCGCCACGCTCGCCGGCCGGGCTGCGGTCGCAACGACACGCGCCCTCACCGACTGCGAGGTCATCGTCATCGACGAGGAATCGCTCCGCGCGCTCGTGATCGCCGAAGCCGAACTCAGCGAAACGATCATGCGCGCCTATATCCTGCGCCGGGTCGCTTTCATCCAGGGTCAACATGTGAGCATGGTGGTGATTGGAAGTACGTCCTCGGGCGCTACGCTACGCCTGCGTCACTTCCTCAGCCGCAACGCGCAGCCCTCGGCCTACTTCGATATCGTCCAACACCCCGAGGCCAAAGACCTCCTGACGCACTACGGCGCAACGGAAGCCGACATTCCAGTGGTGATCACCTTGCAAGGGGCCGTGCTGAAGCAACCCGGCCACCGAGCCGTCGCGGATGCAATCGGCCTGAGTCCGGACCGGCTCAATGGCGAGCACTTCGACCTCGTGGTGGTGGGCGCAGGACCCGCGGGACTCGCGGCCGCAGTGTATGCGGCCTCGGAAGGATTGAAGGTGGCGGTACTGGACGCCAAAGCGCCGGGAGGCCAGGCCGGCACCAGTTCGAAGATCGAGAATTACTTTGGTTTTCCGACCGGCATCTCGGGGCAGGCGTTGGCTGGCCGCGGCCTGTCGCAATGCCGCAAGTTCGGCGCCGAAGTCGGCGTGCCGATTGAAGCGCTGACCATCGACTGTACGGATTCTCAATCGTTTCACATTGGCCTCAGTCAGGATGAGTCCGTTTACGCCCGTGCGGTCGTGATTGCCACGGGTGCGCGCTATCGAAAGCCGAACCTTGCGCGTCTTGAGCATTTCGAGGGCCGCGGCGTCTACTACAGCGCGACCTTCATGGAGGGCGCATTCTGCAGCAACGAAGAGTTGATCGTAGTGGGCGGCGGCAACTCGGCGGGACAGGCTGCGGTATTTCTCGCGAGGTTCGCGCGTCATGTCCACGTCGTGATTCGCGGCGACGGACTCAGCGCCAGCATGTCGGCTTATCTGATCAGACGAATCAATGCGGCAGCCAATATCACGCTGCATACGAAGACACAGGTCGTCGAGCTATGCGGCGAATCGAAACTTGAGGCGATACGTTGGGACCGGCAAGGGCAGATCGAACAAAAGCCTATTCGGCACGTGTTTCTCTTTCTCGGGGCCGAGCCCAACACCCGTTGGCTTGGCGATTGTGTGGTGCTCGACAAGGACGGTTTTGTGCTGACAGGTGCCGATACCGGCGATGCGTGGACTGCGGAGCGGCCGCCGCACGATCTCGAGACGAGCCGGCCCGGCATCTTTTCAGCCGGCGATGCGCGCAGCGGCTCCGTCAAGCGCGTGGCGGCGGCGGTCGGCGAGGGGGCGGCGGCCATTCAGGCGGTACATCAGTATCTCGCTCGCGGCGGGTAA
- a CDS encoding LysE family translocator, producing the protein MLSTSSAALLTLGIVILLIMPGPTNTLFATAGLQRGVRRSAHLIGAEFAGYFVSITVLGCFLSHAATSLTWIPALLRIASSLYLAVLAVRMWQTASEFPASTQKAIGLRTLFVATLLNPKAILFAGTIFPAIAFERLPAYLEAMGIFTAALIPTGLAWIAFGAALGSGRLMRISPVHLQRCASIILAAFSLSLAWTVLRQVGQFRV; encoded by the coding sequence ATGCTATCGACCTCCAGCGCTGCATTGTTGACGTTAGGTATTGTGATCCTGCTGATCATGCCAGGGCCCACCAACACCTTGTTCGCGACTGCCGGCCTGCAGCGCGGCGTGCGGCGCTCGGCTCATCTGATTGGCGCCGAATTTGCCGGCTACTTCGTGTCGATTACCGTGCTGGGATGCTTTCTCTCGCATGCGGCGACATCGCTCACCTGGATACCCGCGCTATTGCGCATTGCAAGCAGTCTGTACCTGGCAGTCCTCGCGGTTCGGATGTGGCAAACCGCGAGCGAGTTTCCTGCGTCCACGCAAAAGGCGATCGGCCTGCGCACGCTGTTCGTCGCCACGCTGCTCAATCCGAAAGCCATCCTGTTCGCCGGCACGATCTTTCCCGCGATTGCGTTCGAGCGTTTGCCCGCTTATCTTGAGGCGATGGGCATCTTTACCGCCGCACTGATCCCAACCGGGCTGGCATGGATCGCCTTTGGCGCGGCGCTCGGCAGCGGCCGGCTGATGCGGATCAGTCCGGTCCACCTGCAGCGCTGTGCGTCGATCATTCTGGCTGCCTTTTCGCTGTCGCTGGCGTGGACGGTGTTGCGCCAGGTGGGTCAATTCCGCGTATAG